In Rhodamnia argentea isolate NSW1041297 chromosome 11, ASM2092103v1, whole genome shotgun sequence, one genomic interval encodes:
- the LOC115746993 gene encoding uncharacterized protein LOC115746993, which yields MVDVDRRMTGLTPAHIAGLRRLSARAAAAPSTPAASTRNGLFSFSSLADQVTTHLRGSGVQVQPGLTDAEFALTEAEFGFTFPPDLRAVLSAGLPVGPGFPDWRASCSARLQLRASIDLPIAAITFQIARDALWPKSWGPRPSDPEKVLRVARNALKKAPLLIPIFNHCYIPCNPPLAGNPIFFVDESRIFLCGLDLSDFFERRSSDSEPRTLRKQRSLGEKNSKSAGSLSEFSRRSLDAGAGGRTPRWVEFWSDAAVDRRRRNSSSSSSSSPDRYPDMPRSGMPKWVEEYVDRMGSVLREGGWSESDVTEIVGVSASGFFEDGGVMVLLDNQAVRDALLLKADRFSDSLRKAGWSSEEVSEALGFDFRRPEKERRPAKKLSPELVERIGKLAESVSRS from the coding sequence ATGGTCGACGTAGACCGCAGGATGACCGGCCTCACCCCGGCCCACATAGCCGGCCTCCGCCGCCTCTCTGCCCGAGCTGCCGCCGCCCCATCCACCCCCGCCGCCTCCACCCGCAACggcctcttctccttctcctccctcGCCGACCAGGTCACCACCCACCTCCGCGGCTCCGGCGTCCAGGTCCAGCCCGGCCTCACCGACGCCGAGTTCGCCCTCACCGAGGCCGAGTTCGGCTTCACCTTCCCGCCCGACCTCCGCGCCGTGCTCTCCGCCGGCCTCCCCGTCGGCCCAGGGTTCCCCGACTGGCGCGCCTCCTGCTCGGCCCGGCTCCAGCTCCGCGCCTCCATCGACCTCCCCATTGCCGCCATCACGTTCCAGATAGCCCGCGACGCGCTCTGGCCCAAGTCGTGGGGCCCGAGACCGTCCGACCCGGAGAAGGTCCTCCGGGTCGCGAGGAATGCCCTGAAGAAAGCGCCTCTCTTGATCCCCATTTTCAACCACTGCTATATTCCTTGCAACCCGCCGTTAGCCGGTAACCCGATCTTCTTCGTCGACGAGAGCCGGATCTTCCTGTGCGGGCTGGATCTCTCCGATTTCTTCGAGCGGCGGAGCTCCGATTCCGAGCCGCGCACGCTCAGGAAGCAGCGATCTCTGGGGGAGAAGAACTCGAAATCGGCCGGCTCCCTGTCAGAGTTCTCGCGACGGAGCCTCGACGCCGGCGCGGGAGGGAGGACGCCGAGGTGGGTCGAGTTCTGGAGCGACGCGGCCGTCGACCGGCGGCGGAGGAActcgtcgtcgtcctcctcctcgtcgCCGGACAGGTACCCGGACATGCCTAGATCCGGGATGCCGAAGTGGGTCGAGGAGTACGTGGATCGGATGGGGTCGGTCCTGAGGGAAGGCGGGTGGAGCGAGTCGGACGTGACGGAGATCGTGGGGGTGTCGGCGTCGGGGTTCTTCGAGGACGGCGGGGTGATGGTGTTGCTGGACAACCAGGCGGTGCGGGACGCGCTCCTGCTGAAGGCGGACCGGTTCTCGGACTCGCTCCGGAAGGCCGGGTGGAGCTCGGAGGAGGTGTCGGAGGCCCTCGGATTCGACTTCCGGCGCCCGGAGAAGGAGAGGAGACCGGCGAAGAAGCTGTCCCCGGAGCTCGTGGAGAGGATCGGGAAACTGGCCGAGTCGGTGTCCCGGTCGTAG